The nucleotide window GCTTCGCCGGCCAGACCTTCCATGCCCCCGTGATCGCGCATAGCGGCGCCGCGCAGCTCGCGGCCATCGCAACGAGCCAGGGCGAGCGCGCCCAGGCCGACTATCCCCACGCGGCGATCGTGGCCGACCTCGACGCGCTGCTCTCGATCGACGCCATCGAATGCGTCGTGATCGCCACGCCCAACGACACGCACTACGACCTCGCGCGCCGCACGCTCGAGCGCGGCAAGCACGTGCTCGTCGACAAGCCCGTCACGCTCACTTCCGAGGAAGCGCGCACGCTCGCGTCCATCGCGAAGCAGCGCGGCCTCGTGTTTGCGCCGTTCCACAACCGCCGCTGGGACGGCGATTTCCTCACCGTGCGCGAGCTGATCGCAGGCGGTGAACTCGGCCGTGTCACGCACTACGAATCGCATTTCGACCGCTTCCGCCCGCAAGTGAAGCAGCGCTGGCGCGAAGACGCCACGCGCGGCGGCGGCCTGCTCTACGATCTCGGCCCGCATCTGATCGACCAGGCGCTCGCGCTCTTCGGCGCCCCCGAGTCGATCACGGCGTTCGTCCACACGCGCCGCGAAAATGCGAGTGCGCCGGACTATGCGCACCTCGTGCTGCGCTATCCGACCCACGACGCCGTGCTGCACGCCAGCGCGCTCGCCGCGTACGCACCGCGGTTCGCGATTCACGGCACGCGTGGCAGCTATCTGAAG belongs to Paraburkholderia flagellata and includes:
- a CDS encoding oxidoreductase gives rise to the protein MTAPLQIGLMGYGFAGQTFHAPVIAHSGAAQLAAIATSQGERAQADYPHAAIVADLDALLSIDAIECVVIATPNDTHYDLARRTLERGKHVLVDKPVTLTSEEARTLASIAKQRGLVFAPFHNRRWDGDFLTVRELIAGGELGRVTHYESHFDRFRPQVKQRWREDATRGGGLLYDLGPHLIDQALALFGAPESITAFVHTRRENASAPDYAHLVLRYPTHDAVLHASALAAYAPRFAIHGTRGSYLKNGLDTQEDQLKDGLRPGQPGFGAGNEAGRLHVLRDDGQEADIEVPNAAGNYADLYRALAAAIREGKPFPVSPQDAIDVMTLIELAMQSAEEGRTLAFVRQS